The stretch of DNA TGAATACTAACAGAATTATGACTTTCTGAGTTTTTTAAATCCCAATCTGTTTTATtgagtttttgctttttttatttttcaaataccaGTTTAATATGTGAGTGATTTGTTGTCATAGGTCTGCCATTCTTTTCAAAAACGTAAGTTTACTGAAAAAGATAAGTTTGTATGTTCATGCATAAGGTTTATAATGCAGTTTTTTAATGGAAGAATTTGCTCATGTTCCATGGCCTCACCTTGGACTATTATTTGTACAATAATGAAGAGTTCAGATATCCAGTTTGAGTGATATCCTATTTTCCTTGATCTCAGATTCAGTCCAGTGGCTCAAAGGACTTTCCCACAACACAGCTGTGGAACCGGTCATTGAAATCCAATCACTGAAACAATGTTCAGAAAGAAGTACATTCAAAAAGGCTATGGCCAGTTCCACAGACTCTCTCTGTGTGATGAAAGTTTAGTACTCCACTATGTGCAATTAAGCAGAATAATGTTCTCAAATTATCATTTCAGATTACCCTCTCAGTGGATGTTCCCAGTTGTATAAGGTCTCAAAGCAATTCTACCTATAATGAAAACCATTATGCTTCCTTTATTATCCCTACTCAGCCTGAGTTAAAGCTGAAGCGTGTGATGTCTGCGCCACTTGGGTCACCAAATGGAATTCCAAAAATAATcaattttaaaaccaaaaataatcatttttaaaaccAATTACAGAAATGTACTTCTGTTGTACAAATTGATAAACCTGACCCAAACTCTCGTTGTAAACCTTATTCACGcaagcaccatctttgatttttaatgggaagtacaacgaggctgtgagggatagacttaccatctcttcaatgacaCGAACAATATAAAGCTGTATGGAGCtactagatcacatctgattttccactactcatgttgtctggagttctttgtactgaatgttcttggacatatATTTTATCAACGTTTTGTCTGCAGAACCATCcagaaacactttaaactgcagtacagcccattgaagagactgtaagtttatccctcacagcctcgttgtcactCCCatgaaaaatcaaagatggcgctagcgtgaataaggtatTGTTAAGTCAGTGTTGCTGGACGAGCTTGACTTGAACGAACAGTGAAATGTTTGGATGTTTTAGATAGCTCACATACAATATAGTTGActtatattaagctgggatatgagaaagaaTTTTACCATTACACAATTACACATAATAGCATTTAGGCAggaatatattatattgtataacaTTCTTTGTGATCTAAAACATAAGGATGCAACAATTTTAAGACGACATAGATCATTATTTTCACCCTGTCCTTTGTAAGCATACCTGTGTCTACCAGGGCTATCTACAGTTGTTCAATACCCCAAATTCAGCCACCAAAATAACCAAGAATACCTTGTTACACAAATACACAAGGGCAAGTTTGTGGATGGTAACTTTTCCAGATGCTGAGGAAGCCTAGTCATGGATTAAATTACTGTCAATTGAGAGTCTCAACAGAAAACAGTTTATATTTGTACAAGATTTGATCTGTGCTCTAGTCTAGACCAGTCTACTTTTCAATACATTATTTAATCTGTcttgtgtaaaaaaaagtattcatTAGATAGATTTTTGTTTTCAGTTAGTTGCACCATTATTGTTAGGCTACTTTATGTTTTGACATGCACTgtatatttaaagaaatgttctgtgtttaatacaagttaagctgtagATTCCCACAAAATCATATTTCAACTCATTCCTAGTTTATTGTACAAACAAAACTAATATTTTGGTTACTGtgtgacacttacaatggaagtaaatggggccagacCTTAAATGCTAAAATTCACATTGTTTTCATACTTGTAATAATGGATCAgcttagcaagtgattttattgcactaaaataattttaacatatgTTTATGTCTTGctgctatacttttaaaattgtacatttcaatgtttatggactggtcccattcacttccattgtagtgcCTTACTGTAAATACAATCTTCTCtcgtttttttaaagaaattctaaaatatagtttatttatttatttatttgtggtagtcagcattatgccacaaatgttgtctatgagcttaacttgtgtttaacccagaatattgctTTAACACCCAACTGAcatgttcaaatcaaatcactttattgtcacactaccatgtacacaagtgcaacagtaggtgaaattcttgtagGTGACATGTTGCTCATTTGTCCATGTGGTTGAATGAGATTTTGATATGCATGCGAAGGACATGCATTGGGGTGACCATTGTTTATCACCAGGAAAAGAAGCAGGGGACCAGAAGTGCAATTAGGCCAGCCAGTGTGCTGTGCCTGGGTCAGCTCTTTCCACTGGCCCTCTTGTCACCACTGGAGTGGGGGAGGGGACATGGCTTGCTGGCTGGGAGCTCAGAGCATTGATTTGGTCTGGGTAATGGAAAGAATGCACCACTCTACACTCAAGCTTTCCCCCAGCTAATACAGCCTACACACTGGCATGCagagcacacacaaatacacatctttgttttctttctgtGCATTTAAGAGCAATCTTTGCTCATATGCACATGGTTAACGTTTGAAAAGCCAACCAACATTTGGTATCGTCTTCAGTTCAGATGTGCTGTTCtctaaacagctttaaactattATTAATTTCCCAGTTGTTTCACAAAGTAACAATTAACATCATCTTCACATACCTTCAGGTATATCTGTGGTTGAAACACACGCAAGGTTGTTTCTTCTTTTCATAACAAGTGGAACAGAAGTTTTCTCCAAATACCAAAAATAACTGTATTAAGTGTATGACATGAGATTAAAACGGGACTCATTTACCAGAGCCATGCAGTAATATCTAAcacaatagagagagagagagagagagagagagagagagagagagagagaaaagttaaAAAGGCCAAGGAGGTGACAGTGCATACAGGAAGATGAATGATCCTGCACTGGTTGCACTGACTGGTTCTTGTAACGTGTCAGGAATCTGCCGTCCTCCAGATGTGTGTCATGTTCATACTGTGGAAAGCCTCTGGAGAGATTTACATTTGGCTGCACTCAGCCGCACCATGAACACATGGAGAGGGAGCTAATTACGGAAAGTTGGCAGCCAGCAGAATATCAAGCAAGCTGTGGCAAGACTCAATGGAAAGAATGAGATTAAACCAAGAAAAATGTGGGGTcatacaacccccccccccccactcatCAAAATGCTACATGAAATGCAGCACTCATCAAAAAAAgatcaaatattttattgttattttatttttttaaatgtgttgtcTGACAGTATTATCTGGTATGAGAAATGTGGTGTAAAGCCATAGGCATACTATATTTGTCTTTAGGTATAGTTGAGTGACAATAAGGTctgtttgataatttttttttttcttcatagatTTTAATATTCTATAGAGAAATAATTTTTATCTATAAGGCTAACTCTCCTCGTTGTttattttctctctgtctgtacCTCCACAATTCCTTTGCAGACAGACGGCCAAAcagagaaagatagaaagaaagacagatagatagagtcAAACGTAATGTAAACTGTACAAGCTTTAGTTGTGACTATGTACAACGGGTTCCCTCTGGTGGACAGACCCGCGCATGTCTTCTTATGCAACACGAAGGAGACGTGCACGCGCAGGTTGTTGTTTGTAACCACGACATACGCTTGTGAGCAGTATTAGTTCTAATTCAGCATACGTGTTTTTAGGTTTGTGTGGTTTCACATTAATCGACTTGAGGTTGTAACTGAAGCAGAAGCGGAGAGTTGACCCGATATTTACCGTCCGTTATTTGGCAGTCAGGACTTGTACATCTCTGTAGGCCGCAGTGTCTGAGGTAGGACGGAAAAGACGAATTGATATTTAGTGCTTGCAAATTCATAAACGTAGACTGATCACTATTTACGTCTTGTGTGTCACGAGATTATTGTAATTACTAAATGTTTAATCCGTGTGTGGTTTTTGTGAGATTATGTGTAGGTAACTAAAAATGCTAATTGCAAAGACGCAGCGACTTTAGCTAGTTAGCTTCTTAGCTAACAAAGCAAGCTTAAAAATGCTCATctgcaaatacaaaatatatttgacGGAGTatagtaaaattatatataaggTCGCAATATGTGCTTTTGGgggaaatatttattaaaaaaaaatttaaataacgaGGATATTTGAGATTGTGTGTGACATTAGGAGTTAGCCGGGAAGCTCAAGTTAAACGAACGATTTCATGACCCCGTCCAGTCATGAATACATTCCCGAGTTTAGTTATGTTTTGATATGTAGTTCAGAtaaatatcattattataatcgGGGATATGTTCTCAGTGCTTAAATTTGCGgtcttgttttggtttttttctcGCACGCAGATCAACATCATGGCCGATGATTTGGACATTGAAGCGATGCTGGAGGCTCCTTATAAAAAGGTGGGTGTTTATGCTAGTAAATAAACCCGCTCAGGAACCTGTATAGCTTTCATTTGAAACTGCTAACCATTGTTGTTTTCTCTTAGTCTTTATTGTCAGATCAATAACTTAAATGTTTCTGTCATAGTGGTTTCAATGAATAAATTGCCCATCTATCTCTTTTTGTAGACTTGCCTATATCTCACCTCTACTCCCATGAAATCCAGTGTGAACTGTCAAAAAAATGAAGGTAGTAATTGCCCAATATATTGATGTACTGTGGTACCCTTGGTTGAAATACATAGGCAGAATGACTTAGGTACCGCCAAAATAAATACAGTCAAACATAAGAGCTGGTATGAACTCTGGAGTCATGTAATTATATGCATGGTTTTATTAGCTCCATATTTTGCATTAGGAAGTTTTCTTCCTAAATGGGCAGTACTAGTTTGCATGTCTTTTACTATAGAAATGTATTGTAGGCAACAACTATAAAAACTATATTGGCCTAAAATGTCATAATTCTTTGTGCAGAAATCCTGGAGTTGACATACCCAAGCAAATCCACAGTTTCCTTATACTCTTTACACCGCTTAATCTAGATGAACAGGTTAACTGAGATTTAACTTTTTACTTTTAGCCCAAACAAATCTTTTGTCATCTTTTGGGGGGGGAAAAgtatttatgttaaaaataatttatgcatGCTGCTGACTTAAAGATATATACATGGGTATTTCTGCGGTCTTAAAAAGTAGGAAATGATGGGCTCTGCATACAGTGACATAATGTTCACTGTAACATAAATGATCTTGTAAACAATATAGCCTCTTTTAAACAATTGCTACTCATTAGGTACATTTAAAGAACAGCTCAACTTTAGATGGTCTGTGGGAGTCGCTATTACTAAGCCGTGTGAATCCCTGTTTGCTTCAGGGCGAGATGTGAGACTGAGGTGGCATCGAGCTCTTTCAAACCACGAAGGCAAATGGGGTGAAGATCACTGGAATGGCATCCACCACTGGATCTCGTTTAGTGGCTGGCTGCTTGTGTTGCAACTTTGGGTCTTAGGCTCAGATAGCCTTGGTACTGAATCTGTTGGGCTGCTTATTGAATGACCTCAACAAATGCTATTTTACACACCCAGCATAGCACTAGCACTTGAACCTTTGGCCGAATGACACAAGTAATACAAGCACTGTTAAGGAAGAATGACGATGGCAGCCATGTGGTTGGTTTCTTTCTAAAGGTCCCCCTTGTATTTGACGTCCTCACACACAACCCCTGTAATGAACTCATATTTAATGATCATATCGTATTCTCTTTTGTTCCCATCCCTTCTTTATCCTTACGACTTGAAATGTTTCGCCGTCCTCCTCATGCTGTCTTCTATCGACCCTGCTTAGGATGACAAGTCGTTGAGTACCAATGGCCATGAAGAACGAAGCAAGAAGTACGTATTTCACTATTTAAGTTaaattttgatttaaattgttaaaatttaaaattccatgtctaaaatgtttttcttgCATAGAACTTTCTTAATATTGTACCATCCTTAATATCAACTAAATTCTGAAGTAACTATTAACTTTTGAATTGGAAGGAAAAAGAAGAGCAGGAGTCGCAGCAAAAGCAAGAGCCGGGAACGGAAAAGAAGCAGGAGCCGAGACCGCAAGAAGAGTCACGACCGCAGAAGGAGCCGCAGCAAAGATCGGAAACGTAGTCGCAGCAGGGACAGACGCCGCAGCCGTTCCAGGAGCAAGGAGCGTGGTGGACGCTACAAAGCTCCTTTGTACGTTTGCTTCCTTTTGGTtgggttttttattttcttgtcagaTGACTTTAAGTGTCTACGCAGTTCAAAGATGGTGTTCTTTGTATGTGTCTTTTACTATAGTGAGCATGTTAACCTGAAGTAAAAGGTTCCCACAGTGAATATTACCAAGTATGGAGAGCGGTTTATTTGCGGTCTAAATTCATATGTACGTTGTGTATGATCAGAGAAGAGGGGTAGATTCCTCCAAAACAAGGCATTTGTTATGTATAATGTATTACAACATTTACCCTTCTGTTCCCCATTGAAACTTGCAGTATATATTTAGCATTAACAGTAGATTGATAGTCGTAGTTACTGAGATTAATAACattgaaaacctttttttttcagTTCTGGCCTGAAATTTAATGGTGGTCCCAGGGGGAAGATTGGCCCACCACCTACCATCAAACTAAGGTTTCTATGATACTATTTTTGTTGTGTGTGGGTAGTTGCTTTTTTGTGTAAGAGTTAGATGTGGAAAATCTTTGCAGAAGCACTCACAGAAATTTTCTCTCACAGCCGTAGAAGGTCTAGAAGCCGCAGTCCTTTCAAGAAAGACAAAAGCCCTATAAGGTAAATTTGTTTCAGCCTTTAAGACTACATGTCTCTCCACTACTTAAGCTTTGCTGATTATAGTTATTTATGTAGcatttttgttgtcatttgcCAACAGACAGCCCATTGATAATCTCACCCCTGAGGAAAGAGATGCACGCACAGTTTTCTGCATGCAGCTGGCAGCCAGAATCCGACCACGAGACCTGGAGGAATTCTTTTCTGCAGTTGGAAAAGTCTGTGTTTATGCATATTTGTCTTTCTAGAATATGAATTAATTTAGTCGTGGGCTGCTTGATTTGTTCTAATAGTTGAGAAATCTgtcaaatagtttttattttgttgcccACCCAGCAAAGGATTTGTGACACTGCAGATAACATGGATGCCTCTTAATATCTGATGTTCTGCTTGAAAGGTAAGAGATGTGCGAATCATCTCTGACAGAAACTCCAGAAGATCCAAAGGAATTGCATATATTGAGTTTGTGGATTCCACCTCTGTACCCTTGGCAATCGGCCTGTCTGGACAAAGACTTCTTGGTGTACCAATTATTGTCCAGGCTTCACAGGTATTACACATGGGCACTCAAAGTGGAAAatattcatttttcttaatcagtGGAAATGATGTGAAGCAACTTCTGATTGCTTTTTGTGTTTTGATCACCAGGCTGAAAAGAACAGAGCAGCTGCACTGGCTAACAACTTGCAGAAAGGCAGTTCTGGACCCATGAGACTGTATGTTGGCTCATTACATTTTAACATCACAGAGGACATGCTTAGAGGGATATTTGAACCATTTGGAAGggtaaattatatgatttattatttgatcaCAATACTAAGTTTAGCTGATTGTTAGTCAGCAATGGGTCTCACTTATATATGTTTGTGGTCTTTCCCTTTATAGATTGATAGTATTCAACTGATGATGGATAGTGAAACGGCAAGATCTAAAGGATATGGCTTTATCACAGTAAGTTGTGTGGACAACATGATCCAGGccttaaattattttatgaaatagcCAACATTATAATCCTGATTTTGATGCTTTGTCACAGACATGACAAGGTACTGAGATTTCTGGAAAAAAAGGAGATTGTTAGTGGTGAATCTGCTCAAGCTTATTAGCTTTCCTCTTTCTCTGCAGTTTGCTGATGCTGAATGTGCTAAGAAGGCTCTGGAACAGCTTAATGGCTTTGAGTTGGCTGGAAGACCAATGAAAGTTGGGCATGTGACAGAGCGAACAGATGCCTCCACTGCCAGCTCCTTCCTGGACAATGATGAGCTGGAAAGGACCGGCATTGATCTGGGAACTACTGGAAGGCTTCAACTAATGGCCAGACTAGCTGAAGGTAAGGATTTACTTGCCACATCAACAAATATTGTTTTCCTACGGTTATAACTAACATTTTAAAGCCATAGGTTTGAATAATGTTGCCAGTGGTATTTTTTAGAgcgattaaaaatgttttagcctttttttgtgtgtgtttttaaggtACTGGTTTACAGATTCCACCTGCTGCACAGCAGGCCATTCAGATGAGTGGCTCCATGGTAGCCATGGCTGCAGCTACTGGTGAGTTCCATGACTGAGTTTGTTAAATGTTTCTTTCATGACGTGTCCTTAGTTGTATTGAGTCCATGTGTTCTGCAATTAACAATCTtctctgcttttatttatttagctgctATGAACCCTGGATTGAGTTTTAATATTAATGTGCCCACAAACCAAGCTTTGAATCTACCATCTCAACCAATTGCAACACACTGCTTCCAGCTCTCCAACATGTTCAATCCAAACTCGTAAGTAACAGGAGAAAGTTGCATGCACACTTGTATAGAGGAAACTATGTTTAATCTATCTTTATGCCCAAATGAGTTTTAATCACTTTTGTTTTTACTGGCAGAGAAAATGATACTGGCTGGGAAAATGAAATTCAGGATGATGTCATTGAAGAGTGTAACAAACATGGTGGAGTCATACACATATATGTGGATAAGAAATCTGCTGAAGTATGTGTCCGCCTTAatcatattttcatttataacCACACTGAATTTGGTGTTTATGCACTTTTATTTAATCCTATACCTTTTGTTTTCTTCCCTGTCAGGGTAATGTCTATGTGAAGTGTCCCACCATTCCTGCTGCCATGGCTGCAGTCAGTGCATTGCATGGACGCTGGTTTGGAGGTAAGAAAATATGCCGTTTTTGTGAGAGTTTTGCACAAGGCCTGTCTTTGTGCTAAATTGAGTGTAGTGTAAGTCTGCTTGTTTATTCTCTTGTGATTCTACAAGATTTATTATCAGGGTTCCAGCAgtcatgaaaaacctggaaataaataTACATACTTTATAGTGAATGTACATTTTCAAGTTACTTTCTGTACTAATATATTAAATTGCCAATGGCAAGATATTGCTCACATGCAGAGTAAAACCTGCTTGCAAGGCATAGTAATGTCAGATTTGTGAGCAAATTGTTCTTTTTGAGTCAGATCTTCAATGAATCGGCTGAACCATTTTTTAAATTGATCTTAATGATTCATTAGCAAAAAAAAATCAGTATGAATGATGAATtaagtgttttgtgttttatttatttatttatttttatctaaaactgattacaaatgactggaaaagtcatggaaatccaTTGGTCAAATAAAGTGGGAACCCTGTATTATGTAATGATTATGAATGATTGTTTTATAATGATTGTTTTACATTCATCTTTACAGGTAAAATGATCACAGCAGCTTATGTCCCACTTCCCACATATCACAACCTTTTCCCAGAGTCAGTGCAAGCCACACAGCTTCTTATGCCCAGCCGCCGGTGATCCCTTTCCCCTGAACACTTTTTCAGCCtttctctttttaaaatttgGACAAAAATGCCAGTTCTGCAAGCTGTGTCACagttgttttgtttcctttttaagTTGGTTACAAAAtcattaaggtaaaaaaaaatcatttgcaTAGTGTTCTTACAGGTCTTTTCAGAGATTGAGAGAAGttctgtggttaaaaaaaaaaaaaggttatgtACAGCCTACTTATTGAATTTTGCCTCTTGATCTTTTATTGTTAGTCTAAAATAAAAATGGGCCCACATCTATTGTTTTTGAGATAGATCTGATTGGCATGTTTCTCACTTGAGGAAGTGTTCAATTAGCCtcacacaaaatataaaaaagtcaTGAATGAATTAAAACCCTTTAATTTTGATCAAACACCAACATGTTGGATTTTTTGGCTCTATGAGCTGTGGGAACTAAATGGCTGACTGATATATTTTGTGTTCATTTAGAGACCATAAGGTTTAGaatcattttgtttttctaatCAAGATTTGATTTTTGTAATAAAGCCAAAATACTGAAAatgatttgttttctgtttcatttgtacAGCTCTACTTGTTAAAACAAACTGCaacagcaaaatataatttatgtcctCTTATTTGTATTGCTAATGTCTTCTGTCTCTGTTGgctgaaataaaaaaagtaatgttcCTTTGTCTGTTTTGGCAATGCAAGCACAGCCTTAAGTAGATTAAGAAGACTGCTCAAGTAAATTTACTACAGGAGGAACCTTTTACACAAGCTTGATTAGGCAGAGTCATTTTCACAGTCATGACAAAGTAGATCAAATGGTGCAGAAATCCCAGTATTCAAACAATTGTTCTGTTATCAAGCATAGTACATTATTTGAGTTTTCAGTGATTAGTTGTCAGATTAGAGTAAAATACCTGAACTATTAAAGTGGATGACTATGATTGTTATATCATCTCTGTATAGTCTTGCCAAGTCTTGGGGTAGGCTGAGCATTTTGGCTAAGCGCTTGGGTTCAATGGAGCCACAGCCATCACTACCCAGAGCGTGGCGGATCAGATGAGTGGCACAATTCTCATCCTCCAGAGTGGAGAGAGCTCTGCTCTTTCTCTCTTGCAGTAGTTTATGCATCTGTCCCACTGTAAAACATAGTCCAGAAACTGGCTTCTTCCATTGGAGGTCAGACAGGTGCTCCCCTAAGACCTGCACAACAGTTTGTCTATGCATTTGTTCCCAGAGACCATCTGATGCTAGGATCAAGAATTTGTCTTGAGATCGCAATTTATGATATGTAATTTCTGGTTCTGCTGTGAGATAAGGTGGTGTGTGATAGTTTGGTGGCAGAGTTTTTGCATATTCATTACCAATCAGCAACTCTGGACGTGCCTCATAGATGCGATTCAACAGTTCACTGCTCCACTTGAATTTGATGTCCCCAAAGGCCCTGAAAGGAATGAGTAATCCCAGTAGCCTGTCATGCTTAACCACTGTCTTTCGTTCAGAAGCGGGATGTTCCCCGAGAACACGTTGCATCTCGTCTGGGTTGTGAGCATTGTGATCATTCGTAATAGTGAGAGCTGACCATCTTCCATCATCCCCTTGGACACCAAGCACTGCTCtactgtctcccagattggccacGTGAAGATCTTCTCTGTCCACATGAGCCACACATGCTGTGCAACCAGATAAGGCCACCCTGAGAGGTGTGAGGTGGGTAAAAGGAACCCCAAAGACCACTTGGGCCTCTAAGGAAATGTCATAATCGAGTCTCTTGAAAGCATTTATTAAAGCTGTTTGTATATCACTGTCCTCATCTTCTTGGAGATCTATCCGCTCCTGCCAGTATGTCCTCAGACTATTGAAGTATAGTTTGCCAGAGTCTGTGCTAACATAATCATTTGGATGCTTGTGCCATTGCAGCACTGGAATCACTGGTCGTTCACTCTCCACAGCCTCCTCTATGTCAATTAAAGTCTTTAATGGAAGCAGGGACACAGCAATATAGTAAAAGAGTCGTTCACCAACTGCTTGTGCACAAGCAGACCCTGCATGTCCATCAAACACTCCAAAGAGCATGCCCCGGCTCTGCAGGCATGTTGCAGCACTTCGGCGGTCTTCGCTTGGAGAGTTTGATGCTAAGATATTACTGTGAATCCCTTTAACTGACCCATTATGCCGTCCATCATAACCATTGACTTTTAAACTATATTCATTAGCTTTTAAGACATGGTTTATTTGTGGGAGAGACATTTGTGTTGCTTTAGAATTGTATTTTCTTCTGTTGTTTAGTATAATTGATAGATTAGTAGTGCAGGCTGGTGTGCAGACTGTAAATACAGAGTAATGCCATTGCCTTGTGTTAAACACAGTGGTTCTATTCAGAGTTAAATATCCCTGCATTACTGCTCTCCATCTATGCTCTGTCCACTGTTGTTTAAGGTGGCACGCTAAAGTCGGAAACATTGATGCCCAGAAGTTATTGATGGAATGTGCacctgtaaaaaaacattttttatattaatattgcaTGTAATGTATGAATAATACTCATCCCATTAATTAAATCAAGTTACTGTATTAAAGAAATATGCCAGGTTTATTACAAGTTAAGtttaatcaacaacatttgtggcataatattaattaccacaataaataatttcaacttctccatcctttaaaaaataaataaaaataattattggttacagtaaagcacttacaatggaagtgaataggacagtaaaaatctaaataattgtttcaaaagtatagccccaagatgtaaacaaaatgtgagtaaacatgattttggtgtgataaaattgcttactaacctaaagttaaaatccaaaatatggtaaagttaaatccaattttacagctttgctgccatgacaatgtaaccataaaccctgtaatcccacaagaagatgatgatttaaacaactgtacagctcaaataatacatgagttttaacagaagaattactgtaagtgcttttataaaattataagcttcacatttctgcctttaaaccctccaaatattggacctatgtacttccattgtaagggcctcactgtaacctcgatttttcttTTAAAGATCTTTTTGTGCCAATCAACATTAGGCCTAGGCTATGCTataaatgctgtcagttgatcttaatttgtattgaagcaggaatattcctttaataagataTCCACGTAGGCCTATGAGGATTAACAGATTGAATCAGCTATACAGTACAGCGGCAACAACAGAGAAAATGAGTGCATAAAATGCAAAGATCAAACAATTCCTTATCAATAAACATATATGAAATAATATACCTCTATGTACGAGCTGTTGGAGCTCATTTGAATATTCTACACTTGTTTATATATTTCACTGACCTTCTTCACGCTGTTTTCAAGTTATGTAGGCTACGAGAAAAGGGAAATTGAAGTACAAAGTCCATTCTGCCTATATTAATAACGCCTACCATCCACTAATCGTTTTTACTAGCAGCCTTACAGAGATTATTAGAATAGACTGAAGCAGtggttttaaaaaatatgttgtgCAGCAacgaaaaaataaagttttgactACTTCAttaaatatttctatatttatcaAATGTAATCAGATATAAATATTGCCAATGGCATCCATTACAGAACAGCATTGCATTGGCTCATATTCTGTAGAGTACCATACAGCTCTCTACAGCCATACAGAGCTCTATCAAAAAAAACCTCTCTCAGCTGTTTAGGTTCCTCAAAGTAGGctatttttccaaacaaaaacaaaaaaatctccaTATGGATGGCCTAAAagataaaccaaaccaaccagctccaaggtgaatcacaacattacaaactttggtttgaagcaaaaaagtatgtgaaaatcGGTCAAAAAGACTACAATCCCCATAAAGCATTGtgaaaatgtaatcaaataaaaaaataatt from Xyrauchen texanus isolate HMW12.3.18 chromosome 39, RBS_HiC_50CHRs, whole genome shotgun sequence encodes:
- the LOC127632814 gene encoding RNA-binding protein 39-like isoform X1 → MADDLDIEAMLEAPYKKDDKSLSTNGHEERSKKKKKSRSRSKSKSRERKRSRSRDRKKSHDRRRSRSKDRKRSRSRDRRRSRSRSKERGGRYKAPFSGLKFNGGPRGKIGPPPTIKLSRRRSRSRSPFKKDKSPIRQPIDNLTPEERDARTVFCMQLAARIRPRDLEEFFSAVGKVRDVRIISDRNSRRSKGIAYIEFVDSTSVPLAIGLSGQRLLGVPIIVQASQAEKNRAAALANNLQKGSSGPMRLYVGSLHFNITEDMLRGIFEPFGRIDSIQLMMDSETARSKGYGFITFADAECAKKALEQLNGFELAGRPMKVGHVTERTDASTASSFLDNDELERTGIDLGTTGRLQLMARLAEGTGLQIPPAAQQAIQMSGSMVAMAAATAAMNPGLSFNINVPTNQALNLPSQPIATHCFQLSNMFNPNSENDTGWENEIQDDVIEECNKHGGVIHIYVDKKSAEGNVYVKCPTIPAAMAAVSALHGRWFGGKMITAAYVPLPTYHNLFPESVQATQLLMPSRR
- the LOC127632814 gene encoding RNA-binding protein 39-like isoform X2 is translated as MKDDKSLSTNGHEERSKKKKKSRSRSKSKSRERKRSRSRDRKKSHDRRRSRSKDRKRSRSRDRRRSRSRSKERGGRYKAPFSGLKFNGGPRGKIGPPPTIKLSRRRSRSRSPFKKDKSPIRQPIDNLTPEERDARTVFCMQLAARIRPRDLEEFFSAVGKVRDVRIISDRNSRRSKGIAYIEFVDSTSVPLAIGLSGQRLLGVPIIVQASQAEKNRAAALANNLQKGSSGPMRLYVGSLHFNITEDMLRGIFEPFGRIDSIQLMMDSETARSKGYGFITFADAECAKKALEQLNGFELAGRPMKVGHVTERTDASTASSFLDNDELERTGIDLGTTGRLQLMARLAEGTGLQIPPAAQQAIQMSGSMVAMAAATAAMNPGLSFNINVPTNQALNLPSQPIATHCFQLSNMFNPNSENDTGWENEIQDDVIEECNKHGGVIHIYVDKKSAEGNVYVKCPTIPAAMAAVSALHGRWFGGKMITAAYVPLPTYHNLFPESVQATQLLMPSRR
- the si:ch211-15p9.2 gene encoding pyruvate dehydrogenase [acetyl-transferring]-phosphatase 1, mitochondrial, producing the protein MQGYLTLNRTTVFNTRQWHYSVFTVCTPACTTNLSIILNNRRKYNSKATQMSLPQINHVLKANEYSLKVNGYDGRHNGSVKGIHSNILASNSPSEDRRSAATCLQSRGMLFGVFDGHAGSACAQAVGERLFYYIAVSLLPLKTLIDIEEAVESERPVIPVLQWHKHPNDYVSTDSGKLYFNSLRTYWQERIDLQEDEDSDIQTALINAFKRLDYDISLEAQVVFGVPFTHLTPLRVALSGCTACVAHVDREDLHVANLGDSRAVLGVQGDDGRWSALTITNDHNAHNPDEMQRVLGEHPASERKTVVKHDRLLGLLIPFRAFGDIKFKWSSELLNRIYEARPELLIGNEYAKTLPPNYHTPPYLTAEPEITYHKLRSQDKFLILASDGLWEQMHRQTVVQVLGEHLSDLQWKKPVSGLCFTVGQMHKLLQERKSRALSTLEDENCATHLIRHALGSDGCGSIEPKRLAKMLSLPQDLARLYRDDITIIVIHFNSSGILL